The candidate division KSB1 bacterium genome has a window encoding:
- a CDS encoding tetratricopeptide repeat protein yields MRERRFPLMVVLSGMLLLAVVCSKEPQPRKIKLAEPTESRQPGMRRRTEATLQLASGERKTILVTYFDNLTGDRDLDWLRAGITDMLIADLSQSHQLTVVSHEGLVNILRRLGKEDYASADVRVAALVAREAQAEAWLTGSLQKRGDSLRIEAKLYDAQRGELLKSDSVSGAGLERVFTMVDELTRKVKEGLQLSLREARERALTVSDVTTSSVLAYRHYIAGFEQQNKFYFQEAMAEFQRAIELDSAFASAYLQLAYCYGELGQQQAALQALATGVRHADRASEKERVRLLALYHMLNGNVGEAFQLLKREIPEVPYDKMLHFRLGSWSYGIGWYERAIEELEKTVEIDPKFKLAYNTLAYAYARLGRYEQAAAAMKRYAELAPEEPNPFDSMGEIYLMMGENKKALHLFRKALKINPRFYHSARHAAIAHFELGHYEQALQFLEEFKSVAPTAELQADAHLLSAAICGLQGRREQALAHLDSLRRLDPLSFARPYVARTQQMDAATVRRYEDEWFAGVREHIDQVMTNPNLLLSSVVMALRFDVHGRELGELVAQRMTGGGGAGLSIALAAVQPMMIYLGYVREMAKTSGEFDPKMLTYVPDLGALYWLAYEKALRNSPASDDDLLAWTHGYADFALRSGNRSYEIGAKLCAAVVHRRRGEHEQADAILRECGFPGEAHWLVLGPFEGTDGFNRRFIDEKSTSFAPTVRYGKGTLSWRVAEDDLPDGFVDLWAMLKKPAQGVAYARVEFSVPTARQTTLRFGYRAGLKVWLNGRLVWYQNGSDRTSIDGWTLPVRLQTGRNVVLLKSTQRIGEWGFYFRITDEAGRGFSDLQYLTP; encoded by the coding sequence GTGCGTGAACGTCGCTTTCCGCTGATGGTGGTGCTGTCCGGCATGCTTCTGCTTGCAGTCGTCTGCTCCAAGGAGCCGCAGCCGCGCAAGATAAAGCTTGCCGAGCCGACCGAATCGAGGCAACCAGGCATGCGCCGCCGCACTGAGGCCACCCTGCAATTGGCAAGCGGTGAACGCAAGACGATTCTGGTCACCTATTTTGACAACCTCACCGGTGACCGCGACCTGGACTGGCTACGTGCGGGCATAACTGACATGCTCATTGCCGACCTTTCGCAATCGCACCAGCTGACCGTGGTCAGTCATGAAGGGTTGGTCAACATCCTTCGTCGCCTTGGCAAGGAAGACTATGCCTCGGCAGACGTGCGCGTGGCCGCCCTTGTGGCGCGCGAGGCACAGGCAGAGGCGTGGCTCACCGGAAGTCTGCAGAAGCGGGGCGACTCGCTGCGCATCGAAGCCAAGCTCTATGACGCCCAGCGCGGCGAGCTGCTGAAGAGCGACTCCGTCTCCGGCGCCGGCCTGGAACGCGTCTTCACCATGGTGGATGAGCTGACGCGCAAAGTGAAGGAGGGCCTGCAGCTCTCTCTGCGCGAGGCGCGCGAGCGCGCGCTGACTGTGTCGGACGTCACCACCAGCTCGGTGCTTGCTTATCGCCACTACATCGCGGGCTTTGAACAGCAGAACAAGTTTTACTTCCAGGAGGCAATGGCTGAGTTCCAGAGAGCCATCGAGCTGGATTCGGCCTTTGCTTCGGCCTACTTGCAATTGGCCTATTGCTACGGGGAATTGGGCCAGCAGCAGGCAGCACTGCAGGCCTTGGCCACAGGGGTGCGGCACGCAGATCGCGCCTCGGAGAAAGAGCGGGTGCGCCTGCTGGCGCTCTATCACATGCTGAACGGCAACGTCGGCGAGGCCTTCCAGCTCCTGAAACGGGAGATCCCCGAGGTTCCCTATGACAAGATGCTGCACTTCCGACTTGGCTCCTGGAGCTATGGAATAGGCTGGTACGAGCGGGCCATCGAGGAGCTGGAAAAAACGGTTGAGATCGACCCAAAGTTTAAGTTGGCCTACAACACTCTGGCCTACGCCTATGCTCGTCTGGGAAGGTATGAACAAGCCGCCGCTGCCATGAAGCGCTACGCAGAGCTGGCACCCGAGGAGCCCAATCCTTTCGACAGCATGGGGGAGATCTACCTGATGATGGGCGAGAACAAGAAGGCTCTGCACTTGTTCCGCAAAGCGCTCAAGATCAATCCCAGGTTCTATCACAGTGCCCGGCACGCCGCGATTGCCCACTTTGAACTGGGGCACTATGAGCAGGCCCTACAGTTCCTCGAAGAATTCAAGTCGGTGGCACCAACTGCCGAGTTGCAAGCGGATGCGCACCTTCTTAGTGCGGCGATCTGCGGGCTGCAGGGAAGACGGGAGCAGGCCTTGGCGCACCTCGACTCGCTGCGACGACTGGACCCGCTGTCGTTTGCCCGCCCTTACGTGGCACGCACGCAGCAGATGGACGCTGCCACCGTCAGGCGATACGAAGATGAGTGGTTCGCAGGCGTGAGGGAGCACATTGACCAGGTCATGACAAATCCCAATCTGCTTCTGTCGAGCGTGGTCATGGCGCTTCGCTTCGACGTGCACGGGCGAGAACTCGGGGAGCTCGTGGCGCAGCGCATGACCGGCGGCGGAGGGGCTGGCCTGTCAATTGCCCTGGCCGCTGTCCAGCCGATGATGATTTACCTTGGATACGTGCGAGAAATGGCAAAAACAAGTGGCGAGTTTGACCCAAAGATGCTCACCTATGTGCCCGACCTTGGGGCCCTGTACTGGCTGGCGTACGAAAAGGCACTGCGCAACTCTCCCGCTTCAGACGACGACCTGCTTGCCTGGACGCACGGCTACGCCGATTTTGCCTTGCGCAGTGGCAATCGCTCCTACGAGATAGGGGCGAAGCTTTGCGCTGCAGTGGTCCATCGGCGAAGAGGCGAGCACGAACAGGCGGATGCGATTCTGCGGGAGTGTGGTTTCCCGGGGGAGGCTCACTGGCTGGTGCTCGGCCCCTTCGAAGGGACGGATGGGTTCAATCGCCGTTTCATCGACGAGAAGTCGACCAGTTTTGCTCCGACCGTCCGCTACGGAAAAGGGACGCTGTCATGGCGAGTGGCGGAGGATGACCTTCCCGACGGCTTTGTGGATCTGTGGGCCATGCTGAAGAAGCCTGCGCAGGGGGTGGCCTACGCGCGCGTGGAGTTCAGCGTTCCCACTGCCAGACAGACCACCCTTCGCTTCGGCTATCGCGCAGGCCTCAAGGTCTGGCTCAACGGAAGGCTGGTTTGGTACCAAAACGGCTCCGACCGGACAAGTATCGACGGGTGGACTCTCCCCGTCCGTTTGCAGACGGGGCGTAATGTCGTTCTGCTCAAGAGCACCCAGCGCATCGGCGAATGGGGCTTCTACTTCCGCATCACCGATGAGGCTGGGAGAGGCTTCAGCGACCTCCAGTACCTCACCCCGTAA
- a CDS encoding HEAT repeat domain-containing protein, with product MVSSSESSQEVREAMSGSSLEELLQQAVAGADWRDRRLAIIALGYCREPSVQQPTLVKTLIGLLRDPLPEIQQAAVISLGRLGASEAIEELSKPRIVNSLDMRVRWSAISVLRTLGDHRVIETLIAAADDEEWLVRNEALIGLQQKVTDIVASTDENLARILLRMLALKEEPVVSLAISGLVQMGERSIDMVIESMRSPSELVRRNAARVLGEMRNPEAIEPLVAALSDTSEKVHQAASQALVRFGRLATHALLRALEHERNKTPLRTLILTLGEIRDQAAVPHLVKHLSSSYFTVRGAAIAALKPYGTAIVPHLLKMLAVNESDISDLLASVADADNPTVQVRAINALGSLEEHRAVPLLKRLVAGENQEVAEAAQEALVKIGCAAWGRCGALALLGEVGDRSLLPVVERSLRDDSTNVRLEAVRALGKFASEEVIATLGQTALSDPDPYIRTEALRTIRWTGISSTAAVDVALSALSDPDWQVCTQAARLLGNIREERAIQPLLAALRHQNWTVRQSAEDALRNFGTKAVPALIEALDSDDWVVRLRAARALGEIGDPQAIPALQHAVARQDEHPRAKAIAQEALQKLNAAQVQS from the coding sequence ATGGTGTCATCGAGCGAAAGTAGCCAGGAGGTGAGGGAGGCGATGAGCGGCTCCTCGCTGGAGGAATTGCTGCAGCAAGCGGTCGCCGGCGCGGACTGGCGCGACCGCCGCTTGGCAATCATCGCCCTTGGCTATTGCCGTGAACCCTCGGTGCAACAGCCAACGCTGGTCAAGACTTTGATCGGCTTGCTGCGCGACCCCTTGCCCGAGATCCAGCAGGCGGCGGTCATCTCCTTGGGGCGGCTTGGCGCCAGCGAGGCCATCGAAGAGCTCAGCAAGCCCCGCATCGTCAATTCCTTGGATATGCGCGTGCGCTGGTCGGCGATCTCTGTGCTCAGAACATTGGGCGACCATCGGGTCATTGAGACTCTCATTGCCGCGGCAGACGACGAGGAGTGGCTGGTGCGCAACGAGGCGCTCATCGGCTTGCAGCAGAAGGTGACCGACATTGTTGCCTCCACCGACGAAAACCTCGCGCGCATTCTCCTGCGCATGTTAGCCCTCAAGGAAGAGCCTGTGGTGAGCCTGGCAATTTCTGGCCTCGTGCAGATGGGCGAGCGCAGCATCGACATGGTGATCGAGAGCATGCGCAGCCCCAGCGAGCTGGTGCGCCGCAACGCCGCGCGCGTGTTGGGCGAAATGCGCAATCCCGAGGCAATCGAGCCTCTGGTGGCCGCCCTGAGCGACACCAGCGAGAAGGTCCATCAAGCTGCCAGCCAGGCGTTGGTGCGCTTTGGGCGCCTTGCCACCCATGCGCTGCTGCGCGCCCTCGAACACGAGCGGAACAAGACGCCGCTGCGCACCCTCATCCTGACGCTGGGCGAGATCCGCGATCAGGCGGCCGTGCCCCATCTGGTCAAACACCTGAGCAGCAGCTACTTCACCGTGCGTGGCGCAGCCATCGCTGCCCTCAAGCCGTACGGCACCGCCATTGTGCCGCATCTTCTGAAAATGCTGGCTGTCAACGAGAGCGACATCAGTGACCTACTGGCCAGTGTCGCCGACGCCGACAACCCTACAGTGCAGGTCCGCGCCATAAACGCCTTGGGCAGTTTGGAAGAGCACCGCGCGGTACCGCTCCTGAAGAGGTTGGTGGCAGGCGAAAACCAAGAGGTGGCAGAGGCGGCACAAGAAGCCCTGGTCAAGATCGGCTGTGCTGCATGGGGCCGTTGCGGAGCGCTGGCCCTCTTGGGGGAAGTGGGAGATCGTTCGCTGCTGCCGGTCGTGGAAAGGTCTCTGCGGGACGACTCGACCAACGTGCGCCTGGAGGCGGTGCGTGCCCTGGGCAAGTTTGCCAGCGAGGAGGTCATCGCCACCCTTGGCCAGACGGCGCTCAGCGATCCAGACCCGTACATCCGCACCGAGGCCTTGCGCACCATCCGCTGGACTGGCATCTCCTCGACTGCCGCGGTGGATGTGGCCTTGAGTGCCCTATCCGACCCCGACTGGCAAGTCTGCACCCAGGCTGCCAGGCTTCTGGGGAATATCCGCGAAGAGCGCGCCATTCAACCGTTGCTGGCTGCCCTGCGCCACCAGAACTGGACGGTGCGGCAGAGCGCAGAGGACGCCCTGCGCAACTTTGGCACCAAGGCAGTGCCCGCGCTCATTGAAGCGCTCGACAGCGACGATTGGGTGGTGAGGCTGCGCGCAGCACGCGCCCTCGGCGAAATCGGCGACCCGCAGGCTATCCCGGCGTTGCAGCACGCCGTCGCCCGCCAAGACGAGCACCCCCGCGCCAAAGCCATTGCGCAGGAGGCGCTACAAAAGCTCAACGCTGCGCAGGTTCAGTCTTAA
- a CDS encoding PAS domain-containing protein: MARIQILLADRDQSYLEDAQRVLRLYDENYVLQGVTSAAELIDKITADGVDLLLLDSHLGDGDYLSVLDQVVGARPDLPVVVLVDEGRDDLAIAALRRGAYDYVMKTKGYLTTLPFTVRKAVGHRALRRKVKPVVEKPPAAPERPVHAPKEPLFAPRRPAPEPAVASATAAAGTPLREEPLFAGAPEEPRPHTPPWEAPRSPAFSFAAPAEELFAKEPEPAAKAEPHRPTPAPEPSPAAAQPESRPAHEAGEQPTASCVVDQKLRILSANKTMESLTDYSDEELLELTLADLFAEGDQDHVYRWFEALASGQQAPLSCTLIGKKGKRVQVELAATPFREGDGEIAGYRVRIREVVRPAPKVEVAHAVDQLKMVDELAALISACYGRPLAVLLDLLAKVVCQVFHFKRCTVALLDRRRKVFVKQAMVGYRSTGDQPRTLEVPAEVIDRVFARKYRVKVLYYNRELRDARTAVGALTGDRRTQDRRPVGEWHRRDLVLINLLDAEGRTFGYISLDDPLEGFVPNRDTFHNLEIFGRLAALIIENYWHFSTLERRTRRLKQILATSNIFKLYLSLSELLKEVVWSIKFSLDFNLVVLALVSKRTQLLEVKAIACEDKIKQLQIGELAFELEEIAGLLQDRYRRNRSYFVDREEPALAPLKAIYRPAVSNGDAGMWPTWGLVLVPLVSRSDKIIGFLVVDDPVDGRVPSMETIRTLEMLANQVAIAIDNRVMYVELKRQLLETTGEVKEERAAAAETEAGGLRKLMDRLFH, encoded by the coding sequence ATGGCACGTATCCAGATTCTTCTCGCCGACAGGGATCAGTCCTATCTTGAGGATGCCCAGCGCGTTCTGCGGCTGTACGACGAGAACTATGTGCTGCAAGGCGTGACCTCTGCGGCGGAACTCATCGACAAGATCACTGCGGACGGCGTAGACCTGCTGCTGCTGGACTCCCATTTGGGGGATGGCGACTACCTTTCGGTGCTCGACCAGGTGGTGGGCGCCCGCCCTGACTTGCCCGTGGTGGTCCTTGTGGACGAGGGGCGCGATGACTTGGCTATAGCCGCTCTTCGGCGCGGTGCGTACGACTATGTGATGAAGACCAAGGGGTATCTGACCACCCTGCCTTTCACCGTGCGCAAGGCGGTGGGGCACAGAGCCTTGCGGAGGAAGGTGAAGCCAGTAGTGGAAAAGCCACCGGCAGCGCCCGAGCGTCCGGTGCACGCGCCCAAGGAGCCGCTCTTTGCGCCGCGCCGGCCGGCTCCGGAGCCTGCTGTGGCCAGTGCCACGGCTGCGGCAGGTACTCCGCTTCGTGAGGAGCCTCTGTTCGCAGGCGCGCCGGAGGAACCTCGGCCGCATACGCCACCCTGGGAGGCTCCGCGGTCACCGGCCTTCTCGTTTGCGGCGCCGGCAGAGGAGCTTTTCGCCAAGGAGCCAGAGCCGGCCGCGAAGGCAGAACCGCACAGGCCGACACCAGCACCCGAGCCGTCGCCGGCGGCTGCCCAGCCGGAGAGTCGGCCTGCCCACGAGGCAGGCGAACAGCCGACTGCTTCGTGCGTAGTCGATCAGAAATTGCGCATTCTTTCCGCCAACAAGACAATGGAAAGCCTGACCGACTACAGCGACGAAGAGCTCCTGGAACTCACGCTCGCCGACCTCTTCGCCGAGGGCGACCAAGACCACGTCTACCGTTGGTTTGAGGCTCTGGCCAGTGGCCAGCAAGCACCGCTCTCCTGCACCCTGATAGGCAAGAAAGGCAAGCGCGTCCAGGTGGAGCTTGCTGCCACGCCGTTCCGCGAGGGCGACGGCGAGATTGCCGGGTACAGAGTGCGTATTCGCGAAGTGGTGCGCCCCGCACCCAAGGTAGAGGTGGCTCATGCAGTCGACCAGCTGAAGATGGTCGACGAGCTGGCTGCGCTCATCTCTGCCTGCTACGGCCGACCCTTAGCAGTGCTCCTGGACCTCTTGGCCAAGGTGGTCTGCCAGGTGTTCCACTTCAAGCGGTGCACCGTGGCCTTGCTGGATCGGCGGCGCAAGGTGTTCGTCAAGCAGGCGATGGTTGGCTACCGCAGCACCGGCGACCAGCCGAGGACGCTGGAAGTGCCCGCCGAGGTCATAGACCGCGTCTTTGCCCGCAAGTACCGCGTGAAGGTGCTCTACTACAACCGGGAATTGCGCGATGCCCGCACCGCAGTGGGTGCTCTCACCGGAGACCGCCGCACTCAAGACCGGCGGCCGGTGGGCGAGTGGCACCGCCGCGATCTGGTCCTCATCAACCTCTTGGACGCAGAGGGGCGTACCTTCGGCTACATCTCCTTGGACGACCCGTTGGAGGGATTTGTCCCCAACAGGGACACCTTCCACAACCTGGAAATCTTTGGCAGGTTAGCGGCCCTGATCATCGAGAACTACTGGCACTTCTCCACCCTGGAGCGGCGCACGCGACGCCTCAAGCAGATTCTGGCAACCAGCAACATCTTCAAGCTCTACCTCAGCCTCTCTGAGCTGCTCAAAGAGGTGGTCTGGTCCATCAAGTTCTCGCTGGACTTCAACCTGGTGGTGCTGGCGCTGGTCAGCAAGCGAACGCAGTTGCTGGAAGTCAAGGCCATCGCCTGCGAGGACAAGATCAAACAGCTGCAGATCGGGGAGCTGGCCTTCGAGCTGGAAGAGATTGCTGGGCTGCTGCAAGACCGCTATCGACGCAATCGCTCCTACTTTGTGGACCGCGAAGAGCCGGCCCTGGCGCCCCTCAAGGCCATCTATCGGCCTGCGGTGAGCAATGGCGATGCAGGCATGTGGCCGACCTGGGGCCTGGTCTTAGTACCACTGGTGTCGCGCTCTGACAAGATTATCGGCTTCTTGGTGGTCGACGACCCGGTCGATGGGCGCGTGCCCAGCATGGAGACCATTCGCACCTTAGAGATGCTCGCCAACCAGGTAGCCATCGCCATCGACAACCGAGTCATGTATGTCGAACTGAAGCGACAGCTCCTGGAAACCACCGGCGAGGTCAAAGAAGAAAGAGCTGCGGCAGCCGAAACAGAGGCGGGGGGATTGCGCAAGCTGATGGACCGTCTCTTTCACTGA
- the amrS gene encoding AmmeMemoRadiSam system radical SAM enzyme: MMNQAMNRRSFCKQCAMTMAAPFVVPLLGKAADYRLPARSVEARYYERLPNKKVRCNLCPRRCVVEPAKRGFCEVRENRGGTYYTLVHSRPCTANVDPIEKKPFFHFLPGTSAFSLATVGCNVDCMFCQNWQISQIRPEEAPSYDMPPEEVVRLAQRYDCASIAYTYTEPIVFSEYVFDCAAIGREKEVRSVMVSNGFINQEPLLDLCKVLDAVKIDLKAFRQEFYTEIVQGLLRPVMDTLLTLKKQGMWTEIVYLVIPTKNDDEGEIREMCQWVASDLGKDTPVHFTRFHPEYRLRNLPPTPVSTLRKAREIGLKQGLHYVYVGNVPGEEGENTFCPHCGKVVIRRVGYTIRENNLKGDRCGSCGGQIAGVWR; the protein is encoded by the coding sequence ATGATGAACCAAGCTATGAATCGGCGGTCGTTCTGCAAGCAGTGTGCTATGACGATGGCGGCGCCGTTTGTCGTACCCCTGCTTGGCAAAGCGGCCGACTATCGCTTGCCTGCCAGGAGCGTTGAGGCTCGCTACTACGAACGGCTTCCCAACAAGAAGGTGCGTTGCAACCTCTGCCCACGGCGATGCGTGGTGGAGCCTGCCAAGCGCGGTTTTTGCGAGGTGCGCGAAAACCGCGGAGGCACTTACTACACCCTGGTCCACTCGCGCCCCTGTACCGCAAACGTCGATCCCATAGAGAAGAAGCCTTTCTTCCACTTTCTGCCGGGAACGAGTGCCTTCTCCTTAGCGACAGTCGGCTGCAACGTGGATTGCATGTTCTGCCAGAACTGGCAGATCTCGCAGATCCGGCCGGAGGAGGCACCCAGCTACGACATGCCGCCCGAGGAGGTGGTGCGCCTGGCCCAGCGGTACGACTGTGCCAGTATCGCCTACACCTACACCGAGCCCATTGTCTTCTCCGAGTATGTGTTCGACTGCGCTGCCATCGGCAGGGAGAAGGAGGTACGGAGCGTCATGGTGAGCAACGGCTTTATCAATCAGGAGCCGCTGCTGGACCTGTGCAAGGTGTTGGACGCGGTGAAGATCGACCTCAAGGCCTTTCGCCAGGAGTTCTATACCGAGATTGTGCAGGGACTGCTCCGACCGGTCATGGACACGCTGCTCACCCTCAAGAAACAGGGAATGTGGACGGAGATTGTCTACCTGGTCATCCCCACCAAGAACGACGACGAAGGCGAGATCCGGGAGATGTGCCAGTGGGTGGCAAGCGATTTGGGCAAAGATACGCCCGTGCACTTTACGCGCTTCCATCCTGAATACAGGTTGAGAAACCTGCCTCCGACGCCGGTGAGCACCCTGCGTAAGGCCAGGGAGATAGGCCTCAAGCAGGGGTTGCACTATGTCTACGTGGGCAACGTTCCTGGCGAGGAGGGCGAGAACACCTTCTGCCCGCATTGTGGCAAGGTGGTGATCCGACGAGTGGGCTACACCATTCGCGAAAACAATCTCAAAGGCGACCGGTGCGGTAGCTGCGGCGGCCAGATTGCCGGCGTGTGGAGGTGA